In Syntrophales bacterium, a single window of DNA contains:
- a CDS encoding metal-dependent transcriptional regulator encodes MGKKKLSSTMEDYLEAIFNLEKSKKAVRVKDIAKEMEVKLPTVTSMMGTLAQRGLINHEKYEYVELTTKGKRIAKDVYRRHVILRDFLTDILNIDKETAEEDACKMEHAVSPVTLERVVKFMEFVENCPRSGSDWLQRFNDYQQHGRVDDKCLAQMKNFAEQYSARIKELESNEEGR; translated from the coding sequence ATGGGCAAAAAAAAGTTAAGTTCTACAATGGAAGATTATCTGGAGGCTATTTTTAACCTGGAGAAATCTAAAAAAGCTGTTCGCGTTAAAGATATAGCCAAAGAGATGGAGGTGAAGCTGCCGACGGTCACCAGTATGATGGGTACGCTTGCACAGAGGGGTCTAATCAATCATGAGAAATATGAATATGTGGAACTGACAACAAAGGGCAAACGTATCGCGAAAGACGTGTACCGAAGGCATGTAATTTTACGTGATTTTTTAACTGATATATTAAACATAGACAAAGAAACGGCTGAAGAAGATGCCTGTAAGATGGAACACGCTGTCAGCCCTGTTACGTTAGAAAGGGTTGTGAAGTTTATGGAATTCGTTGAGAATTGTCCAAGGAGTGGTTCTGACTGGTTGCAGCGTTTCAATGATTATCAACAGCATGGTCGCGTTGACGATAAGTGCCTGGCGCAGATGAAGAATTTTGCAGAACAGTATAGTGCGAGAATAAAAGAGTTGGAGAGTAATGAGGAAGGTCGGTGA
- a CDS encoding LL-diaminopimelate aminotransferase: MILKQVQDMILGDKKDFLRKHQVWNRKLELRRGKITLQIAERLSGIPPYLFMELRKKIAKAKADGLDVISLAIGDPVEPTPDGVIDELCRRAKDPENHRYPTDEEKGMISFRKEIANWYLERYGVSLNPDDEILGLIGSKEGCHHFVLARVNPGDIVLMTDPGYPAYRSSILMGGGEPYLMPILEENDYLPVLEDIPADIVKRASGMFLNYPNNPTGACATKDFFDRLVEFAGKNDIAVCHDNPYSEIIFDGQKRLSFLSAAGAKDVGVELTSLSKPYNMTGWRIGMAMGNPDLIAAISKVKENTDSGVFNPIQYAAIYALKNETENIENMLAVYARRRELVLKTLGRIGISFKPPKGTFYLWVPTPRGLSSLEFTNQLFEKTAVVVAAGTAYGKYGEGYIRISLTVTDERLKEAMDRIEREFA; encoded by the coding sequence ATGATCCTGAAACAAGTCCAGGACATGATTTTGGGTGACAAAAAAGACTTTTTACGAAAGCATCAAGTTTGGAACCGGAAACTTGAGTTAAGGAGGGGAAAGATTACATTGCAGATAGCTGAGAGACTATCCGGAATTCCACCATATCTTTTTATGGAATTGAGGAAAAAAATAGCAAAGGCAAAGGCCGATGGTCTGGATGTAATAAGCCTCGCTATCGGTGATCCTGTAGAGCCAACGCCTGACGGCGTCATTGATGAACTCTGCCGAAGGGCAAAAGACCCGGAAAATCACCGTTATCCGACAGATGAGGAAAAAGGGATGATCTCCTTCAGGAAGGAGATTGCCAACTGGTATCTGGAGAGATACGGCGTTTCATTAAATCCCGATGATGAAATTTTAGGCCTCATCGGTTCCAAGGAAGGCTGCCATCACTTTGTTCTGGCAAGGGTAAATCCCGGAGACATTGTCCTGATGACGGATCCCGGCTATCCTGCTTACAGGTCAAGCATTCTGATGGGCGGAGGGGAGCCCTACCTTATGCCAATTCTGGAGGAAAACGACTATCTGCCGGTCCTTGAAGATATCCCCGCCGATATTGTTAAAAGGGCAAGCGGGATGTTTTTGAATTATCCTAACAACCCCACCGGCGCCTGCGCCACGAAGGATTTCTTTGACCGCTTAGTGGAATTTGCAGGAAAGAATGATATCGCCGTATGTCATGACAATCCTTACAGCGAAATAATATTTGACGGACAGAAGAGGTTGAGCTTCCTTTCGGCTGCGGGAGCAAAGGACGTGGGAGTTGAACTGACCTCTCTGTCCAAGCCTTACAATATGACCGGGTGGAGAATCGGAATGGCAATGGGAAATCCTGACCTCATAGCAGCAATAAGCAAAGTTAAGGAGAACACCGATTCCGGCGTTTTCAATCCGATCCAGTATGCCGCCATCTATGCCCTCAAGAATGAAACGGAAAATATTGAGAACATGCTTGCTGTCTATGCCCGAAGACGGGAGCTGGTCCTGAAGACTTTAGGCCGCATCGGTATTTCCTTTAAACCACCCAAGGGCACATTTTACCTCTGGGTTCCAACGCCAAGAGGACTGAGTTCGCTGGAATTTACCAACCAGCTGTTTGAAAAGACTGCTGTCGTTGTTGCGGCTGGTACTGCATACGGAAAGTACGGAGAAGGTTACATCAGGATATCACTTACGGTAACCGACGAAAGATTAAAAGAAGCAATGGATCGAATTGAAAGAGAATTCGCATAG
- the feoB gene encoding ferrous iron transport protein B: protein MGATIALAGNPNSGKTTLFNELTGARQHVGNYPGVTVEKKEGIHVHDGCRMHIVDLPGTYSLTAYSLEEVVARDFLVNEKPEVVIDVVDASNLERNLYLAIQFLEMGVPMCIALNMIDVARNRGIKINSEKLSSLLGIPIIPTIARTGEGKKKLARAAAKIVQEDKKQDPIKISYGDDLDRALFEMEREISTSDFLTDTYRPRWIALKYLENDKQIKSKGQESNPSLSARLEEIVKRVSLHLQRTLNTYPEAMIADQRYGYINSIIKQGVIQRQHDQNRLYTSDKIDKIVTNRFLGPIIMLVVLMGLYHFTFTYSEVPVGWLESFFGWFGDVASTHLPDGLLKSLVISGIIDGVGGVLGFVPLIMFMFFGIALLEDSGYLARVAFMLDRIFRIFGLHGSSVMAFIVSGGIAGGCAVPGVMAARTLKSPRERLATLLTVPFMNCGAKLPVFALLIAAFFPKNEAIMMLIITLVAWLGALFVAKLLRLTVIKGESAPFVMELPPYRFPTFKGLAIHTWERTWQYIKKAGTVILGISIILWAMMTFPGLPDSKVQEFEYRREAVKTAVSATVIRELEASGEETGLSQEARNLKNRLVSIDLQEAETGLRNSVAGRFGIALESVSKWAGFDWRTNIALVGGFAAKEVVVSALGTAYSLGELDPEESGSLSEILARTPGWSPLVALSLIIFTIFYAPCFVTVVMIVRESGSWKWGIFSMVFNTVLALVLATLVFQVGSVMGVLGG, encoded by the coding sequence ATGGGAGCAACAATAGCTCTGGCAGGAAATCCCAACTCCGGCAAAACAACCCTTTTCAATGAGCTTACCGGTGCTCGTCAGCATGTGGGCAATTATCCGGGGGTCACGGTGGAAAAGAAAGAAGGCATACATGTTCATGATGGATGCCGTATGCATATAGTGGATCTTCCGGGGACATATTCCCTCACTGCGTATTCCCTGGAAGAGGTGGTTGCCAGGGATTTCCTGGTCAATGAAAAACCGGAGGTGGTCATTGATGTAGTGGATGCATCAAATCTGGAGAGAAACCTTTACCTTGCGATTCAGTTTCTTGAAATGGGCGTACCCATGTGCATCGCCCTGAATATGATTGACGTGGCCAGGAACAGGGGAATTAAAATTAATTCAGAAAAACTATCCTCGCTGCTCGGGATTCCCATTATTCCCACGATTGCCAGAACTGGTGAGGGAAAGAAGAAACTAGCAAGAGCGGCTGCAAAGATAGTTCAGGAAGATAAAAAACAGGATCCTATTAAAATATCCTACGGGGATGATCTGGACAGGGCGCTCTTTGAAATGGAAAGGGAAATCAGTACCAGCGATTTTTTAACTGATACATACCGGCCCCGCTGGATTGCCTTGAAATATCTGGAAAATGACAAACAGATTAAATCAAAGGGTCAGGAAAGTAATCCTTCTTTGTCTGCAAGGCTTGAAGAAATTGTAAAAAGGGTGTCGCTGCATTTACAGAGAACTCTGAACACCTACCCTGAGGCCATGATTGCAGATCAACGCTACGGCTATATCAATTCCATTATAAAACAGGGAGTTATTCAGCGCCAACATGATCAAAACAGACTCTATACGTCTGACAAGATAGACAAAATTGTTACCAACCGGTTTCTCGGTCCCATCATTATGCTGGTGGTGCTTATGGGGCTGTATCATTTTACGTTTACCTACAGCGAAGTTCCCGTGGGCTGGCTCGAGAGCTTCTTTGGGTGGTTTGGTGATGTGGCATCTACGCACTTGCCTGACGGTCTTCTAAAATCTCTCGTTATTTCAGGTATCATTGACGGTGTGGGGGGTGTCCTGGGGTTTGTGCCGCTGATTATGTTCATGTTTTTCGGGATTGCACTGCTGGAGGATTCCGGGTACCTGGCCAGAGTTGCATTCATGCTGGACAGGATATTCAGAATCTTCGGTCTTCACGGCAGTTCCGTCATGGCCTTTATCGTATCAGGAGGTATTGCCGGAGGCTGCGCTGTTCCCGGTGTCATGGCAGCCCGTACCCTTAAATCACCGCGGGAGCGTCTGGCGACATTGCTCACGGTTCCATTTATGAATTGCGGTGCAAAGCTGCCGGTATTTGCGCTTTTGATCGCGGCCTTCTTTCCGAAAAATGAGGCAATAATGATGCTGATCATTACACTTGTTGCCTGGTTGGGTGCCCTGTTTGTTGCAAAATTGCTTAGACTCACGGTTATCAAGGGGGAGTCCGCTCCATTTGTCATGGAACTTCCCCCGTACCGTTTTCCCACCTTTAAAGGGCTGGCCATACACACATGGGAAAGGACATGGCAGTATATCAAAAAGGCTGGAACGGTCATTCTCGGAATTTCAATCATTCTGTGGGCTATGATGACTTTTCCCGGTCTGCCCGACTCCAAGGTACAGGAATTTGAATACCGGCGTGAAGCCGTGAAGACGGCAGTCAGCGCGACTGTTATCCGGGAATTGGAGGCATCCGGTGAAGAGACCGGACTTTCTCAAGAAGCACGGAATTTGAAGAACCGACTGGTGTCCATCGATTTGCAGGAAGCGGAGACAGGTTTAAGAAATTCCGTGGCCGGTCGTTTTGGAATAGCACTTGAGAGTGTTTCGAAGTGGGCGGGCTTTGACTGGCGTACCAATATTGCCCTTGTCGGTGGTTTCGCGGCCAAGGAAGTGGTCGTTTCGGCTCTGGGTACTGCTTATTCCCTGGGCGAGCTTGACCCTGAGGAGAGTGGCTCTCTTTCAGAAATCCTGGCCAGAACGCCGGGCTGGAGCCCGCTGGTAGCATTGAGCCTGATCATTTTTACTATATTCTATGCACCTTGCTTTGTTACCGTGGTCATGATTGTGAGGGAATCCGGTTCATGGAAATGGGGGATTTTTTCAATGGTGTTTAACACTGTCCTGGCTCTTGTATTGGCTACGCTCGTTTTTCAAGTTGGTTCGGTCATGGGGGTATTGGGAGGCTGA
- a CDS encoding FeoA family protein — translation MDKIMMRKMRDNQSGIISAVKIGGELGRRIRDMGLVPGTAIKIQGRAPLYDPVALRVMGFTLTLRNNEANHIEVEVE, via the coding sequence GTGGACAAAATAATGATGCGAAAAATGAGGGATAACCAGTCCGGAATCATATCCGCCGTGAAGATAGGAGGCGAGCTTGGCAGGCGCATCCGTGATATGGGCCTTGTTCCGGGGACGGCCATTAAGATTCAGGGGCGGGCGCCTCTGTACGATCCCGTGGCTTTGAGAGTCATGGGCTTTACGCTGACCCTGCGAAACAATGAAGCTAATCATATAGAAGTGGAGGTAGAATAA
- a CDS encoding glutamine synthetase family protein, which produces MFECRTKEDVLKIVKEQDVSFIQFWFTDVLGMLKTFSVTPSELEEGLTEGMGFDGSSIQGFARIEESDMIAKPDPVTFQIISWRPSDRPVARMFCDILNPDGTPYEGDPRYVLKCMLKKASDLGYTFYVGPELEYFYFASETSPDILDRAGYFDGLPMDRGTELRRQTIFALQEMGIQVEYSHHEVAPSQHEIDLRYMEALKMADAVMTYRTTVKEIARQNGVYATFMPKPIFGENGSGMHVHQSLFKGEKNAFFDGDDEYHLSKEAKHYIAGLLTHVPEFTAVTNQWVNSYKRLVPGYEAPVYVSWARRNRSALVRIPMYKPGKEKATRIELRSPDPACNPYLAFAIMLAAGLKGIENKYPLPEPIEEDIYEMDEKARSKANITSLPGSLVQALTLASESELVREALGNHIFNKFIENKRVEWDRFRTHVSRYEIERYLPLL; this is translated from the coding sequence ATGTTTGAATGCAGAACAAAAGAAGACGTATTGAAGATTGTCAAGGAGCAAGACGTCAGTTTTATACAGTTCTGGTTTACGGACGTTCTGGGAATGCTCAAAACATTCAGTGTTACTCCTTCAGAACTGGAAGAAGGATTGACGGAAGGTATGGGATTTGATGGTTCTTCAATTCAAGGATTTGCCCGGATTGAGGAGAGCGACATGATCGCCAAACCTGATCCTGTCACTTTTCAGATAATTTCCTGGCGGCCAAGTGATCGACCGGTTGCCCGCATGTTCTGTGATATCCTCAATCCTGATGGAACTCCCTATGAGGGTGACCCCCGCTATGTCTTAAAATGTATGCTCAAGAAGGCGAGTGATCTCGGCTATACTTTCTATGTGGGACCGGAACTTGAGTATTTCTACTTTGCAAGTGAAACCTCACCCGATATCCTCGATCGGGCGGGATACTTTGATGGTTTGCCTATGGATCGCGGCACCGAGCTTCGCCGACAGACTATCTTCGCGCTACAGGAAATGGGCATTCAGGTGGAATACAGCCATCATGAAGTGGCCCCCAGTCAGCACGAGATTGACCTCCGCTACATGGAAGCCTTAAAGATGGCCGATGCCGTGATGACATATCGCACTACTGTGAAAGAAATTGCCCGGCAAAATGGTGTTTATGCCACCTTTATGCCTAAACCGATATTTGGTGAAAACGGCAGCGGTATGCATGTTCACCAGTCTTTGTTCAAGGGAGAAAAGAATGCCTTTTTCGATGGGGATGATGAATATCATCTGTCTAAGGAAGCAAAGCATTATATAGCGGGGCTTCTGACGCATGTTCCTGAATTTACGGCTGTTACTAACCAGTGGGTAAATTCTTATAAGCGACTTGTGCCCGGTTATGAAGCGCCTGTATATGTATCCTGGGCACGCCGCAATCGTTCCGCTCTGGTTCGAATCCCCATGTATAAACCCGGAAAGGAGAAAGCGACGCGTATCGAGCTTCGCTCTCCTGATCCGGCATGTAACCCCTATTTAGCCTTTGCGATTATGCTGGCAGCAGGATTGAAAGGAATCGAAAATAAGTATCCGCTTCCAGAACCTATTGAAGAAGATATTTATGAGATGGATGAAAAGGCCAGATCTAAAGCTAACATTACATCGCTACCCGGCAGTCTCGTTCAGGCCCTGACATTGGCATCTGAAAGTGAACTCGTGAGAGAAGCTCTGGGAAATCATATCTTTAACAAATTCATTGAAAACAAAAGAGTTGAATGGGACAGATTCCGCACTCATGTAAGCCGTTACGAAATTGAGCGTTATCTGCCGCTTCTCTAA
- a CDS encoding LbtU family siderophore porin encodes MKRCLIIVMLIFGLLFAGFSSAFAGDASGDIEDLYKRIGELEEKVKKREEKTELLGKVSENITITGAIELDYTYTDPRDTTVVNSDSTSDLDIGTVQLGVEVKFHEWVTGNFILKGENLDNDDRVFWDEAIITIQKEGFPLYFVGGKRGQPFGVFNSHLISDPITKDCYEVAKSGATVGFTPDFLGLDISATVYKGEVLADKLSEADYGWTRDPANPDPTDDVESYILNVSLAPIGGFSLSAYFDSEPGQGSRNETAGGTIGCQIGIFTFDAEYIAALEREKNATANKEYKESAWFAAIVCQVIDPLEIAVRYEAFDDDISGDQDGHLENRYSVGANYTLFEKDNFATTLMLEYRRSNYEKAAGSTVDDTVDEVFARVAMEF; translated from the coding sequence ATGAAAAGATGTTTAATTATAGTTATGTTGATTTTTGGATTGTTATTTGCGGGGTTTTCTTCAGCCTTCGCCGGTGATGCAAGTGGAGATATCGAAGATCTGTACAAGCGCATCGGGGAGCTGGAAGAAAAGGTTAAAAAACGGGAAGAAAAAACGGAATTGTTGGGCAAGGTAAGTGAAAATATAACCATAACTGGAGCCATTGAACTGGATTATACCTATACGGATCCAAGGGATACCACGGTTGTAAACAGCGATTCCACCTCTGATCTCGATATCGGGACAGTGCAGCTTGGAGTCGAAGTAAAATTTCACGAATGGGTAACCGGTAATTTCATTCTTAAGGGAGAAAACCTTGATAATGATGACAGGGTCTTCTGGGATGAAGCGATAATCACGATACAGAAAGAAGGATTTCCCCTCTACTTTGTAGGCGGCAAGAGGGGGCAACCCTTCGGTGTGTTCAACAGCCATTTAATCAGTGATCCCATCACCAAGGATTGCTATGAGGTCGCCAAGTCAGGCGCCACCGTAGGATTTACACCCGATTTTCTGGGACTTGATATATCCGCTACGGTATACAAGGGTGAAGTCCTGGCGGATAAATTGTCGGAAGCAGATTACGGTTGGACGAGAGATCCCGCTAATCCCGATCCGACGGATGATGTTGAATCCTATATTCTCAATGTTTCTTTAGCGCCGATAGGGGGGTTTTCGCTCAGCGCCTATTTCGATTCCGAACCGGGGCAGGGGAGCCGCAATGAGACGGCAGGCGGAACGATCGGATGCCAGATCGGTATCTTTACCTTCGATGCCGAGTATATTGCTGCTCTCGAAAGGGAAAAGAATGCAACGGCTAATAAAGAATACAAAGAATCGGCCTGGTTCGCTGCGATTGTATGTCAGGTTATAGACCCACTGGAAATAGCGGTTCGTTATGAGGCCTTTGACGACGACATAAGCGGCGACCAGGATGGACATCTGGAGAACAGATATTCTGTAGGCGCTAACTATACACTCTTTGAGAAAGACAATTTTGCAACGACTCTTATGCTTGAATATCGCAGGAGTAATTACGAAAAGGCAGCGGGAAGTACCGTTGATGATACTGTAGATGAGGTCTTTGCCAGAGTAGCGATGGAGTTTTAG
- a CDS encoding FeoA family protein: protein MKPKIISLPMASLGKRVRIVSLAGGRGMQERLISMGMWPGSEIEVIRRGDPGPFIVAIGEARMAIGTGMAQKIMVSENGA from the coding sequence ATGAAACCTAAAATAATATCTTTACCAATGGCATCGCTTGGGAAGAGGGTGAGAATTGTCTCTCTTGCCGGTGGAAGAGGGATGCAGGAGCGCCTGATAAGCATGGGTATGTGGCCGGGTTCAGAGATTGAGGTCATAAGACGTGGTGATCCGGGACCTTTTATTGTCGCCATTGGAGAAGCGCGTATGGCCATAGGAACAGGAATGGCACAGAAAATTATGGTTTCAGAAAACGGGGCTTGA
- the dapF gene encoding diaminopimelate epimerase, which yields MIEFFKMSGSGNDFILIDNRDDSLSVGNLKEFVKKVCERKTSGGADGLIIIENSDRVDFRWRFFNADGSEVEMCGNGGRCAARFAVIKGISSETLSFETVAGIIDAEVKGNVVKLRLTEPHDLKTDYNLNIENSPYIVNSINTGVPHVVHFVDDLDSYDVRGYGPLIRYHEVYQPEGTNANFVRVIDRNTLRIRTYERGVEDETLACGTGAVASALISSWKGRVESPVDVQVKSGETLTIYFEKTDNGFEKVYLEGGTSVVYQGHLWEEAWK from the coding sequence ATGATAGAATTTTTTAAAATGAGCGGAAGCGGAAATGACTTTATCCTGATCGACAACAGAGACGATTCTCTTTCCGTAGGAAACTTAAAAGAGTTTGTGAAAAAGGTATGTGAAAGGAAGACCTCGGGGGGGGCGGACGGATTGATCATTATAGAAAATTCCGACAGGGTCGATTTCCGCTGGCGTTTTTTTAATGCCGACGGCAGCGAGGTAGAAATGTGCGGGAACGGAGGAAGATGTGCTGCCCGTTTTGCCGTCATTAAAGGTATTTCCAGTGAAACCCTCTCTTTCGAAACCGTTGCGGGAATCATCGACGCCGAAGTGAAAGGAAACGTGGTCAAGTTGAGATTGACCGAACCGCATGATTTGAAGACCGACTATAACCTTAACATCGAGAACAGTCCATATATAGTAAACAGCATAAACACAGGTGTTCCGCATGTGGTGCATTTCGTTGACGACCTTGATTCATACGATGTCAGGGGCTACGGCCCGCTGATCCGCTATCACGAAGTATATCAGCCTGAAGGGACAAACGCGAATTTTGTACGGGTCATAGATAGAAATACTCTCAGGATAAGAACCTATGAAAGGGGCGTTGAAGATGAGACTCTGGCCTGCGGTACCGGTGCCGTGGCATCCGCATTGATATCTTCCTGGAAGGGCCGGGTTGAATCTCCTGTCGATGTTCAGGTAAAAAGCGGAGAAACGTTAACGATATATTTTGAAAAGACAGACAATGGATTTGAAAAGGTTTATCTGGAGGGCGGAACCAGCGTTGTGTATCAGGGCCACCTCTGGGAAGAAGCGTGGAAATAG